A DNA window from Drosophila pseudoobscura strain MV-25-SWS-2005 chromosome 2, UCI_Dpse_MV25, whole genome shotgun sequence contains the following coding sequences:
- the LOC6897893 gene encoding cytospin-A-like isoform X5, whose translation MDYYYNRRDVKITQLKNIELINNTKNAHKSTLEMRTTLKSSSQKEQQQQQQKQQQIADGATTWMTTLLNGHAAAKTKDHNSDTDSALSSAPPSISPQPPSSGSDSGVIWQTLQDLDKLQKEAEMYHKENERLQAEVQLMKQELESAEKAAISHTHINELMHRIKELEEQQMHISDESNELREQNELLEFRIFELEDVSDKMDSTCEGHCQRLQNLLEESAQHLEDRDKRCLQQLLQCVQQLDLDAMMPSAEQTKADQRLRHTQSNNRIVATVQPYSNCCAPPSAPPTPSKRSSSAAWQSSSLSESGVFVECDLSTSSAAYQHPHLQYYQERLDQLERKVLVYESAGEVQAQHLSQRLQREVLLEKEARELSDRVRQLVEENALLEEAKCEFEEAENDTRLHLQRNEVELEITRQRNVELEFSKEALSAKYKDCRAECLILREDLGAAETQLEHLHEERQRTKRQLEALRRSLPLLLIWRLLALARMGNNMSADSPRLYSGQCNGSEDTLSQGESPRHSCDAREVIFLREEVKELRSQLKALDSRHYEAMESADSHWAEQEQEYKEREEVYLAKEVCLKQKIGQLQDCLREDSRAAAEKIQQLEETELGLKTCLVRLTKEHRDLLEDNRVLRSQLESHKDQEQLEAEQQLAVALENEKRRCQALIDDLSFAKKLQASTEEALKQEAEALRSQMYDLRKSFMHIEVTNGELKEEVGTLENKIRQMESQLKESEERARCLEDELRTKDELCQRMEREIGVIPEGFSLAHELYDSPAKRAKREEIKDLQSASLGLGCILRDVEQRHSEADIPSQKKFQAIACSVKQLADHILASKNSSEVSTMYSCKSNEMVCGGTDGEGEGDVRREGGAAPQVPEAPPRPTGRSKAKAMAAIRRYRLLHGINLNESDDEESIEESISKPLAEAPAPVETISAGPASIEELPAPEAPVSMDSFYEIDEGIAPPEVEPKEKLYSVRHKRNMLKRHIYRRIYRGRVRSRALQRNPSSSSFYSMNSIYTVHSDTSALSFRSQHASIVELKFERVCRAIVQTDPISTCVQDVQATPQTSDCGIQCDRVDVEQRLMLLPERTRGFVELLQSEVQDVDRFRARLLRKWETSESFRDSIELVQDLYWVPRPHPIDSFELFANAFGAVRDLNAIFKPKISFTMKKITERINERLIVFHCQKAKEQEMQEKADEKKDSPSLFTHVRRPNHALEIMGVPRSQPT comes from the exons ATGGATTACTACTACAACCGCCGAGATGTCAAG ATAACACAACTCAAGAACATTGAGCTAATCAACAATACGAAAAATGCGCATAAATCAACGCTCGAGATGCGCACAACATtgaagagcagcagccagaaggagcagcagcagcagcagcagaagcagcagcagattgcAGATGGGGCCACCACATGGATGACAACGCTGCTCAATGGCCATGCAGCAGCCAAGACAAAG GACCACAATTCGGATACGGATTCGGCACTGTCCTCGGCCCCGCCTTCGATTAGTCCGCAGCCGCCTTCAAGTGGCTCCGACAGCGGTGTCATCTGGCAGACT CTGCAGGATCTGGACAAACTGCAGAAGGAAGCGGAAATGTATCACAAGGAGAACGAACGTCTGCAGGCCGAAGTGCAGCTGATGAAACAGGAGCTGGAGAGTGCCGAGAAGGCGGCCATCAGCCACACGCATATCAATGAGCTGATGCACCGCATCAAGGAGCTCGAGGAGCAGCAAATGCACATCAGCGACGAGTCCAACGAGCTGCGCGAACAGAACGAACTTCTCGAGTTTCGCATATTCGAACTAGAGGATGTTAGCGATAAG ATGGACAGCACCTGCGAGGGTCACTGCCAGCGACTGCAGAACCTGCTGGAGGAATCCGCACAGCACCTGGAGGACAGGGACAAACGCTGTTTGCAACAGTTGCTGCAGTGCGTCCAGCAATTGGATCTGGATGCCATGATGCCGTCAGCCGAACAG ACGAAAGCAGATCAGCGTCTGCGGCACACACAAAGCAACAATAGGATTGTTGCCACTGTACAGCCGTACAGCAATTGCTGTGCCCCGCCCAGTGCCCCGCCAACGCCCAGCAAGCGATCATCGAGTGCCGCctggcagagcagcagcctcAGCGAAAGCGGCGTCTTTGTAGAGTGCGATCTGTCCACATCCTCCGCAGCGTACCAGCACCCGCATCTGCAGTACTACCAGGAGCGCCTGGACCAGCTGGAGCGTAAGGTGCTGGTCTACGAGAGCGCCGGGGAGGTGCAGGCCCAGCATCTGTCGCAGCGACTGCAGCGAGAGGTGCTGCTGGAGAAGGAGGCCCGAGAGCTGAGCGATCGAGTGCGGCAGCTGGTCGAGGAGAACGCCCTCTTGGAGGAGGCCAAGTGTGAGTTTGAGGAGGCGGAGAACGACACGCGGCTGCATCTGCAGCGCAACGAGGTGGAACTAGAGATCACCCGGCAGCGGAACGTAGAGCTAGAGTTCAGCAAGGAAGCATTGAGTGCCAAGTACAAGGACTGCCGGGCCGAGTGCCTGATTCTGAGAGAGGACTTGGGTGCCGCCGAGACGCAGCTGGAGCATCTGCACGAGGAGCGTCAGCGAACGAAGCGACAGTTGGAGGCACTGCGTCGATCTCTGCCACTTTTGCTGATCTGGCGCCTCTTGGCTCTGGCCAGAATGGGCAACAACATGTCCGCCGATAGTCCCCGCCTGTACTCCGGACAGTGCAATGGCAGCGAGGACACTCTCAGCCAAGGGGAGAGTCCACGCCACAGCTGCGACGCTCGGGAGGTGATCTTCCTCAGGGAAGAGGTGAAGGAGCTGCGCAGCCAGCTGAAGGCACTCGACTCGCGCCACTACGAGGCCATGGAGTCGGCCGACTCCCACTGGgccgagcaggagcaggagtacAAGGAGCGCGAGGAGGTGTATCTGGCCAAGGAGGTGTGCCTCAAGCAGAAGATTGGCCAGCTGCAAGACTGCCTGCGCGAGGACTCCCGTGCGGCAGCGGAGAAGATCCAACAGCTGGAGGAGACCGAACTGGGACTGAAGACCTGCCTGGTGCGGCTAACCAAAGAGCATCGCGATCTCCTCGAGGACAATCGCGTGCTGCGCAGCCAATTGGAGAGCCACAAGGAccaggagcagctggaggcgGAGCAACAGTTGGCCGTGGCGCTGGAGAACGAGAAGCGACGCTGCCAGGCGCTGATCGATGACCTCAGTTTCGCCAAGAAGCTGCAGGCGAGCACCGAGGAGGCGCTGAAGCAGGAGGCCGAAGCGTTGCGCAGCCAGATGTACGATCTTCGCAAGAGCTTCATGCACATCGAAGTCACAAACGGGGAGCTCAAAGAGGAGGTTGGCACCCTGGAGAACAAGATCCGTCAGATGGAGTCGCAGTTGAAGGAGTCCGAGGAGCGCGCCCGTTGCCTGGAGGATGAGCTGCGCACCAAGGATGAGCTGTGCCAGCGCATGGAGCGCGAAATTGGTGTCATCCCGGAGGGCTTTAGCCTGGCGCACGAGCTCTACGACAGTCCGGCCAAGCGGGCCAAACGGGAGGAGATCAAGGATTTGCAGTCCGCAAGCCTCGGATTGGGCTGTATCCTGCGCGATGTCGAG CAACGACACAGCGAAGCGGATATACCCTCTCAGAAGAAATTCCAGGCGATAGCATGCAGCGTGAAGCAGCTGGCAGATCACATACTCGCTTCCAAGAACTCGTCCGAGGTGAGTACCATGTATTCCTGCAAGTCCAATGAGATGGTCTGTGGGGGCACAgacggagagggagaaggTGATGTGCGCAGGGAGGGTGGAGCTGCTCCTCAAGTACCGGAAGCACCACCGAGACCAACAGGCAGGTCAAAGGCCAAAGCGATGGCAGCAATACGCCGATATCGACTTTTGCATGGCATCAATCTGAACGAGAGCGATGATGAGGAAAGTATCGAGGAAAGTATCAGTAAGCCTCTCGCCGAGGCTCCAGCTCCCGTGGAGACGATCAGCGCAGGCCCTGCTTCCATCGAAGAACTTCCTGCTCCCGAAGCACCTGTTTCAATGGATTCCTTCTATGAAATCGATGAGGGCATAGCGCCCCCAGAGGTGGAGCCGAAAGAGAAACTCTATTCGGTGCGACACAAGCGGAACATGCTCAAACGCCACATCTATAGACGCATCTATCGCGGACGAGTGCGCAGCCGTGCCCTCCAGCGGAAtccctccagcagcagcttctaCTCGATGAATTCTATTTACACCGTCCACTCGGACACATCGGCACTGTCCTTCCGATCGCAGCACGCGAGTATTGTGGAATTGAAGTTCGAACGAGTGTGCCGCGCCATTGTCCAAACGGATCCGATATCCACATGCGTCCAGGATGTGCAGGCCACGCCCCAGACCTCGGATTGCGGCATCCAATGCGACCGTGTGGATGTGGAGCAGCGTCTGATGTTGTTGCCGGAACGTACACGCGGCTTTGTTGAGCTGCTGCAGTCGGAGGTGCAGGACGTGGATCGCTTTAGGGCTCGCCTGCTGCGCAAGTGGGAGACCAGCGAGTCCTTTCGCGATAGCATCGAACTGGTGCAGGATCTGTACTGGGTGCCGCGACCCCATCCCATCGACAGCTTCGAGCTGTTCGCCAATGCGTTTGGAGCTGTGCGCGACTTGAATGCGATCTTCAAGCCAAAAATTTCATTCACGATGAAAAAGATCACGGAGCGTATCAACGAGCGCCTGATTGTCTTCCACTGCCAGAAGGCGAAAGAGCAGGAAATGCAAGAAAAGGCGGACGAGAAAAAGGATTCCCCTTCACTCTTCACTCATGTGCGTCGACCAAATCATGCCCTCGAAATAATGGGCGTACCAAGAAGTCAACCAACATAG